A DNA window from Mobula hypostoma chromosome 3, sMobHyp1.1, whole genome shotgun sequence contains the following coding sequences:
- the mcidas gene encoding multicilin yields MALQTCHMPFPQWGFEFQNLPLQESLEFDLQDFKDVDIMCDPTALMQPMSMTDTDLPLSDYVSQLDACISSSMPGAHDPLIEINLQADHPQPPEQFWRDVAEENQKALGDALEENEHLQVTLKRKHYEILSLKERNVQLKELASKAKHLASILDKLMNQGCQDTSDTTSKTFRSSSPAKRHGVEGTYFDNQDCDNVDEILRDISEKCSVALEKLNEPNTKHLKRRHHSREESYTEEQETINMYGSFNGLQTSTACKIATVSSSELDSDVSFKTSIRDHCTIRTLAFPQGNAFTTRTPSGGFKFRWIPN; encoded by the exons ATGGCACTCCAAACCTGTCACATGCCGTTTCCTCAATGGGGATTTGAATTCCAG AACCTCCCGTTACAAGAATCATTGGAGTTTGACCTGCAGGATTTCAAAGATGTTGACATCATGTGCG ACCCGACCGCTTTGATGCAGCCTATGTCCATGACGGACACAGACCTGCCGCTTTCTGACTATGTGTCTCAGCTTGACGCTTGCATTTCATCTTCAATGCCGGGCGCGCACGACCCTCTGATTGAGATCAACCTGCAGGCGGATCATCCGCAACCACCTGAGCAGTTCTGGAGGGATGTAGCAGAAGAAAATCAGAAAGCTCTGGGAGACGCTCTTGAGGAAAATGAACAC CTGCAAGTCACTTTAAAGAGAAAGCACTATGAAATATTATCATTGAAGGAGAGAAATGTCCAGCTGAAAGAACTTGCCAGTAAGGCAAAACATCTGGCCTCAATTCTTGAT AAACTTATGAACCAAGGATGCCAGGATACTAGTGACACCACATCTAAGACCTTTCGCTCGAGTTCTCCAGCTAAGAGGCATGGAGTAGAGGGAACCTATTTCGATAACCAGGACTGTGATAATGTGGATGAGATCTTAAGGGACATCTCAGAGAAATGTAGTGTGGCATTGGAAAAACTGAATGAACCAAACACTAAACATCTTAAGAGAAGACATCATTCAAGAGAAGAAAGTTATACTGAAGAACAGGAAACCATTAACATGTATGGAAGCTTCAATGGACTTCAGACATCTACAGCCTGCAAAATAGCCACTGTAAGTAGCAGTGAGCTGGACAGTGATGTGTCATTTAAGACTTCAATTCGCGATCACTGTACAATAAGGACATTAGCATTTCCTCAGGGTAATGCATTTACCACCAGGACACCCAGTGGTGGTTTCAAATTTCGATGGATTCCGAATTGA